One Streptomyces fagopyri DNA window includes the following coding sequences:
- the aceE gene encoding pyruvate dehydrogenase (acetyl-transferring), homodimeric type, with protein sequence MTDPTAIQPSELDQLPDRDPEETAEWQASLDAVTKAAGPHRAAYLMRRTLERAEGNGLALPKLLETDYVNTIPTSAEPTVDGDEAMERRITAWNRWNAAAMVSRGAKHGVGGHIATFASAAWLYETGFNHFFKGKEADGSGDQLYIQGHASPGIYARAFLDGRLTETQLDNFRQEAGGNGLPSYPHPRRLPWLWEFPTVSMGLGPLSAIYQARFNRYLTSRGIKDVSQSHVWAFLGDGEMDEPESTAALALAAREGLDNLTFVINCNLQRLDGPVRANFKIVQELEAQFRGAGWNVVKSLWGNAWDELFRLDTTGALVRRLREVPDAQVQTYQTRDAAYIRQDFFGADPALVEMAKLLSDDKITECFHLSRGGHESRKVYAAYRAALAHKGGPTVILAQTVKGFTLGTGFASKNANHQMKKLSTDEFKQMRDLLELPISDSQFVDGVVPYGHPGADAPEVRYLQERRAALGGPAPARRTHPLAPLPAPADKAFASFDKGSGTQNVATTMAFVRLVKDLVRDKQSGKRWVPIVPDEARTFGMESLFPSLGIYSPKGQTYEPVDRDQLMYYKEAKDGQILNEGITEAGSMADFIAASTAYATHGEAMIPFYIFYSMFGWQRTADQMWQLGDQLGRGFLVGATAGRTTLTGEGLQHADGHSPVIAATNPAALSYDPAFAYEVAAIVKDGLRRMYGESAPGEDPNVFYYLTVYNEPIPQPAKPAGPGVDEGIVKGLYRFNTAESAGLSPAANAARVQLLASGTAIHWTLEAQRLLAEEWGVAADVWSATSWTELRRDALEADAALLRGEERVPFVRQALHGAEGPVLAVSDYMRQVPDQIAQWVEQDWSSLGADGFGLSDTRAAARRHFGVDAQSIVVAALAQLARRGEVKASAVKEARERYGL encoded by the coding sequence ATGACCGACCCCACCGCAATCCAGCCGAGCGAGCTCGACCAGCTCCCGGACCGCGACCCCGAGGAGACCGCCGAATGGCAGGCCTCACTGGACGCCGTCACCAAGGCGGCCGGGCCGCACCGTGCCGCGTACCTGATGCGCCGCACGCTGGAGCGCGCCGAGGGCAACGGCCTCGCGCTGCCCAAGCTGCTTGAGACCGACTACGTCAACACCATCCCCACCTCCGCCGAGCCCACCGTGGACGGCGACGAGGCGATGGAACGCCGGATCACCGCCTGGAACCGCTGGAACGCGGCCGCGATGGTGAGCAGGGGCGCGAAGCACGGCGTGGGCGGTCACATCGCCACCTTCGCCTCCGCGGCCTGGCTCTACGAGACCGGCTTCAACCACTTCTTCAAGGGCAAGGAGGCCGACGGGTCCGGCGACCAGCTCTACATCCAGGGCCACGCCTCCCCCGGCATCTACGCCCGCGCCTTCCTCGACGGCCGTCTCACCGAGACGCAGCTCGACAACTTCCGCCAGGAGGCGGGGGGCAACGGTCTGCCGTCCTACCCGCACCCGCGCCGGCTGCCCTGGCTCTGGGAGTTCCCGACGGTCTCGATGGGCCTCGGCCCGCTGTCGGCGATCTACCAGGCGCGCTTCAACCGCTATCTCACCAGCCGCGGCATCAAGGACGTCTCGCAGTCCCACGTGTGGGCGTTCCTCGGCGACGGCGAGATGGACGAGCCGGAGTCGACGGCCGCACTCGCCCTGGCCGCGCGTGAGGGCCTGGACAACCTGACCTTCGTCATCAACTGCAACCTGCAGCGCCTCGACGGCCCGGTCCGCGCGAACTTCAAGATCGTGCAGGAGCTGGAGGCCCAGTTCCGCGGCGCCGGCTGGAACGTCGTGAAGTCCCTGTGGGGCAACGCCTGGGACGAGCTGTTCCGGCTCGACACCACCGGCGCGCTGGTACGCCGGCTGCGCGAGGTACCCGACGCCCAGGTGCAGACGTACCAGACCCGCGACGCCGCCTACATCCGCCAGGACTTCTTCGGCGCCGACCCGGCGCTCGTCGAGATGGCGAAGCTGCTGAGCGACGACAAGATCACCGAGTGCTTCCACCTCTCCCGCGGTGGCCACGAGTCGCGCAAGGTGTACGCCGCCTACCGCGCCGCGCTGGCCCACAAGGGCGGGCCGACCGTGATCCTGGCCCAGACGGTCAAGGGCTTCACGCTCGGCACGGGCTTCGCGTCCAAGAACGCCAACCACCAGATGAAGAAGCTGTCCACGGACGAGTTCAAGCAGATGCGTGACCTGCTCGAACTGCCCATCTCCGACAGCCAGTTCGTCGACGGCGTGGTCCCCTACGGCCACCCGGGCGCCGACGCTCCCGAGGTCCGTTACCTCCAGGAGCGCCGCGCGGCCCTCGGCGGCCCGGCCCCCGCCCGCCGTACGCACCCGCTCGCCCCGCTGCCCGCCCCCGCCGACAAGGCCTTCGCGTCCTTCGACAAGGGCTCCGGCACGCAGAACGTGGCGACGACGATGGCCTTCGTCCGGCTGGTCAAGGACCTCGTCCGCGACAAGCAGAGCGGGAAGCGCTGGGTGCCGATCGTCCCCGACGAGGCGCGCACCTTCGGCATGGAGAGCCTCTTCCCCTCCCTCGGCATCTACTCGCCCAAGGGCCAGACGTACGAGCCGGTCGACCGCGACCAGCTCATGTACTACAAGGAGGCCAAGGACGGCCAGATCCTCAACGAGGGGATCACCGAGGCCGGCTCCATGGCGGACTTCATCGCCGCGTCCACCGCGTACGCCACGCACGGCGAGGCGATGATCCCCTTCTACATCTTCTACTCGATGTTCGGCTGGCAGCGCACCGCCGACCAGATGTGGCAGCTCGGCGACCAGCTCGGCCGCGGCTTCCTGGTCGGCGCCACCGCGGGCCGTACGACGCTGACGGGCGAGGGCCTCCAGCACGCCGACGGCCACTCCCCGGTCATCGCGGCGACGAACCCCGCGGCGCTCAGCTACGACCCGGCGTTCGCGTACGAGGTGGCGGCGATCGTCAAGGACGGTCTGCGCCGCATGTACGGCGAGAGCGCGCCGGGCGAGGACCCGAACGTCTTCTACTACCTGACGGTCTACAACGAGCCGATCCCGCAGCCCGCGAAGCCTGCCGGGCCCGGCGTCGACGAGGGCATCGTCAAGGGCCTGTACCGCTTCAACACGGCCGAGTCGGCGGGCCTGTCCCCGGCCGCCAACGCCGCGCGCGTCCAGCTGCTGGCCTCCGGCACGGCGATCCACTGGACCCTGGAGGCGCAGCGGCTGCTCGCCGAGGAGTGGGGTGTCGCCGCGGACGTGTGGTCCGCGACGTCCTGGACCGAGCTGCGGCGCGACGCGCTGGAGGCCGACGCGGCGCTGCTGCGCGGCGAGGAGCGGGTGCCGTTCGTCCGCCAGGCGCTGCACGGCGCCGAGGGCCCGGTGCTCGCGGTCTCCGACTACATGCGCCAGGTCCCGGACCAGATCGCGCAGTGGGTCGAGCAGGACTGGTCCTCGCTCGGTGCCGACGGCTTCGGCCTCTCGGACACCCGTGCGGCGGCCCGCCGCCACTTCGGCGTCGACGCGCAGTCGATCGTCGTCGCGGCGTTGGCACAGCTCGCCCGGCGCGGTGAGGTCAAGGCGTCCGCGGTGAAGGAAGCCCGGGAGCGTTACGGCCTGTAG
- a CDS encoding GntR family transcriptional regulator, which yields MTAPVVHSLREQIREHIVEGIVSGRWKPGERIVERRIATELEVSQTPVREALRELESLRLIESAPNKGVRVRNLTAADLEESYPVRAGLEAIAAELAAERLAQDCSALEPHVTALYEADRLSDGTGQVRHTVAFHRELVRAAGNSVLLHTWEGLGIEVFTALSIRWLGTVQQSYAEEHEALVAAFRRRDPLIAELVKAHVLGCAPRP from the coding sequence ATGACCGCGCCCGTCGTCCACTCGCTGCGCGAACAGATCCGCGAGCACATCGTGGAGGGGATCGTGAGCGGGCGCTGGAAGCCGGGCGAGCGGATCGTGGAGCGGCGGATCGCGACCGAGCTGGAGGTCAGCCAGACCCCGGTCCGGGAGGCGCTGCGGGAGCTGGAGTCCCTGCGGCTGATCGAGTCGGCGCCCAACAAGGGCGTGCGGGTGCGCAACCTGACGGCCGCCGACCTGGAGGAGAGCTACCCCGTACGGGCCGGTCTGGAGGCCATCGCGGCCGAGCTGGCGGCGGAGCGGCTCGCCCAGGACTGCTCGGCGCTGGAGCCGCACGTCACCGCGCTGTACGAGGCCGACCGGCTGTCGGACGGGACCGGCCAGGTCCGCCACACCGTCGCCTTCCACCGCGAGCTGGTGCGGGCCGCCGGGAACTCCGTCCTCCTGCACACCTGGGAGGGCCTGGGCATCGAGGTCTTCACGGCGCTGTCGATCCGCTGGCTGGGGACGGTCCAGCAGTCGTACGCGGAGGAGCACGAGGCCCTCGTGGCCGCTTTCCGGCGCCGGGACCCACTGATCGCGGAGCTGGTGAAGGCGCACGTCCTCGGCTGCGCGCCGCGGCCTTGA